GTATCTTTAAGTAATCAAGAACACCTCTTGCTGTAACAATATCTAAGCCACTTGTTGGTTCATCAAAGATAACCACCTTAGGATCATGTGCTAAACTAACAGCGATTGCAGCTTTTTGCTTCATACCTGTGGATAATTCATCTATTTTTTTATCTTGAAATGGCGTAATTTCAAAATATGAAAATAATTTTTCTCTTCTCTCTTCTATCAGAGCATCGTCCATACCATGTAATTTACCAAAAAAGTTAAACATATATTTTGGAGAGAACTGCGGATCTAATTTAATTTCATTTGTTAAAAATCCAATGTTCTCTCTTACTTTTTCAGATTGTTTTACTGTGTCATAACCTGATACTTTTACAAATCCTTCTGTTGGCTTTAAAAGTGTAGCCACACAACGAAGTATTGTTGTCTTACCTGCACCATTTGGTCCAAGCAATCCATAAATTTCTCCTTCTTTTGCAATTAAACTAACATTATCTGCTGCCTTCTTCATATTGTTCTTTGTCTTCATTTGCAGCATCTGTTTTTTGCTTAGCTTGTAAATCTTAGTCAAACCATTAATTTCAATCATTGTTGCACCATACCCTTCTTTTATATTTATTCCTTAACATCAACAGGCGGTTTTAATCATACATAAAAAGCACCTCATTGCTTTTTATATATAGCATATCAGCTTATTCATCATCACCAAAAATCTCGTCAAGAGTCTTACCAAGCACTTTACATATATTTTTACATAATTGAATCGTTGGATTATAATTTCCACTCTCAATTGCATTTATTGTTTGCCTACTAACATTCACTTTCTCAGCTAAATCCTTCTGAGATAAATCAAGTGCAGCTCTTGCGGATTTCAATTTTAGGTTTTTTGCCATTTTGTCCTCCAACGCATATACATAAATAAAAAATTATATATGCCTATGTAAAGAAGAATATCTAAATATTCTATTTTCTTTTTGTTTATTTCTTTTTGTTTATTTCTTCTTTGCTTACATTGATTCTACTGTTTTCATAATAGTATCATAGGTTAGTTATTGTGTCAATTATATTTTACATTTTGTCAAGTAATAATGCCTTGTTACCTACTCAGATATTTTTATAATCAAAAAACGCCGTCACAAAATAGAGGTCTTATATGTCTGTTCTATGTTCACGCAATGTAAACAGTAGAATTTCTATATCCAGTACTCTATTTTGAGACAGCGTTTTATCAATAATTTATTAATTATTATTGAAATAGCTGATCATCAAAGCTTATATCATTCCAGATGTCCTTATTTAATTTAACCTTTGTATTATCTGCCCATTCCTTGTATGTTGTGTTAAAAGCCTCCTCCTGGCGATTGGAGATTATTTCTTCCTTCGCAGCATTCGTAGCTTCACGGTCTAAGTCCGATACACAGTATAAAATATAAAATCCACTTTTAGATTCTATTACATCACTAATTTCACCCTTAGTCATGGAAAAAGCAACCTTCTCTAAATCAGCTTCCATGTCTCCTTTGCCAACAGTTATTTCAATTTCATCCTTATTATCACTATTTTCTTGTGCAAAGGAGTAAAAAGAATCTGCTTCTAAAGCCTGTTGTCTTAATTCTACAGCCTTTTCCTTAGCTGCCTCTAATTGTTCTTCTGTATATTCAACACGATTTCCATTTTCATCAAATGTACAATTAGATACTAATAAATACTGAAGTACAATTTGTCTTGCTTCTTCATCTGACACATCTGTATCAACATTTAAAGTTAAACTTTCGTAAATCTTATTGGCAAGCATATTGTCCATATAGACTTTTTTAACCGTTTCAATATCAATATTGTATTCTTTCATTTGTGCCTCTGTAAAGGAACTTAAAAAAGTAGCTGTTAATTCATCTACATCTAAAAGCTCGTCCTCGGCTAGTGTAACTCCTAGATTCTCTGCTTGTGCACATATTGTCTTAATATTAATAATATCTTCCAAAAGTTTTTCTTTAAATACTGTTTCAAACGTTTTTCCTTCAGAGTCTACCTTATAGCTCCAAATATCTCCTCCATAAAGGTTTTCATATTTATCCTTATAAGATTGCATATATAAAAGCACTTCTTTATAGCTTACATCAATATCACCAACTGTTAAGACAGTCTCATTTGATAAATCTACAGTACTTGCTTCTGTCTCATTTTGCTGTTTACTAGCATCTGCAGTTTCCTTATCTTTTTTATTACAGGAAAGTAGGCTAGCTGACGTTAACGATGCAATCAACAAAAAAACTGAGACTTTCTTTATATATTTCATAGATACCCCTCATTCTACCGCCCACAGCGGAACTAAATATAATCAACGATGCCCCATCGCGAGCCTTCCACGGGCCTTACGCTTTATTGCTTTGATGTCTTATTATAAATGAAATCAATAGTTACATCAATATTTTTAAATCATTTAATATTTTTTTTACAACTTCAAACAATTCGTAAGTGTCATATTTCACTATCTTATTATTCTTTTTAGCATCCTTTAACTGATACGTAAAATAAGGTGTAGTACCTGGAACTAACTTTAACTGATTATTATATTCTGTCAACAATTCAGGTATTTTCTCAACATTAAATTTTGCTTTTGCATACAGAACAAACTTTATTTCATTGCCTTTTTGTACAAGGTTTGTTACATAAACTGAGTGAGCAATGGATTTTAATAAAGCAATGTTAAGCAAATTGTTTACAGATGTTGGAATATCTCCAAAACGGTCCATTAATTCCTCTTGCATATCCATAAACTCTTCTTCATTCTCAATTCCTGCAACTCGTTTATACATATCAAGCTTTTGCATTTCATTCTTAATATACGTAGATGGTATATAAGCATCCATATCTAAGTCAACGGTTGTATCAAAAGTATCTTCCTCTTTAATTTCACCCTTTAACTTTTTAACTGCTTCATTTAGCATTTTGCAATACAAATCGTATCCTACGGATTCCATATGTCCACTTTGTTCTGCTCCAAGTAAATTACCTGCACCTCTAATTTCTAAATCTCTCATAGCAATCTTAAATCCAGAACCTAGTTCTGTAAATTCTTTAATTGCTTGCAAACGTTTTTCAGCAATTTCCTTTAATAGCTTATCTCTTCGATACATCAAAAAGGCATAAGAAGTACGATTCGATCTTCCCACACGCCCACGTAATTGGTAAAGCTGTGAAAGACCAAGTCGGTCTGCATCATCAATTAGCATTGTATTTACATTAGAGATATCTAGTCCTGTTTCTATTATCGTTGTGGATACCAATACATCAATCTCACCATTGATAAACTCGAACATAATTTTCTCTAAGGTGTGTTCATTCATTTGGCCATGAGCAAAGGATACATTCGCATCCGGAACCAATTTTGCTATGTTATTTGCAACTTCATCAATTCCATTTACACGGTTATAAACATAATAAACTTGGCCACCTCTAGCAAGTTCTCTATTAATTGCCTCACGAATAATCTCATCATTATGCTCAAGCACATAGGTTTGAATTGGTAATCGATCCACAGGTGGCTCTTCAAGTACACTCATATCACGTATTCCAACTAAACTCATATGAAGTGTTCTTGGAATTGGGGTAGCTGTTAATGTTAAAACATCAATGTCCCCCTTCATTTGTTTAATCTTTTCCTTATGTGTTACACCAAAACGTTGTTCCTCATCAACAATTAACAATCCTAGATTCTTAAATTGAACATCTTTAGATAATACTCTGTGTGTCCCTATTAAGATATCCAATTGGCCCTTCTTTGCTCGTTCGATTGCCTTCTTTTGTTCCGAAGCCGTTTTAAATCGAGACAGCATATCAATGCTAACTGGAAAGTCCATCATTCGCTGAGTAAAAGTATTATAATGTTGCTGTGCTAAAATCGTAGTAGGAACTAAAATAACCACCTGTTTTCCATCCGCTACCGCCTTAAAGGCTGCTCTTATGGCTATTTCTGTTTTACCATAACCAACATCCCCACATATTAAACGGTCCATAATACGTTTACTTTCCATATCTCGCTTGGTATCTTCAATGGCTCTTAACTGGTCTTCTGTTTCTTCGTACGGGAACATCTCCTCAAATTCTTTTTGCCAAACCGTATCTGGACCAAACTGATGTCCTTCTTTTGCCTGTCTTGTAGCATATAATTTAACCAATTCTTCCGCTACATCTTTTACCGCACCTCTTACTCTTGCTTTTGTATTTTTCCACTCAACAGAATTTAATTTATTAAGTTTTGGCTTTCTTGCGTCTGCACTTGCATATTTTTGTATCACATCTAGGCCTGTTGCAAGTATATACAACACGCCGCCACCGCCATACTCTATTTTAATATAATCCTTACTAACCTTATCTACTTCTATCTTCTCAATACCACGATAGATTCCTAAACCATGGTTTTCATGAACTACATAATCTCCAATATTCAAATCTGAAAAGCTTTGAATCTGCTTTCCTTCATAATTAGTTTTTTTCTTTTTCTTCTTTTTCTCAGCTCCAAATATATCGCTCTCAGAGATGATAACAAATTTAATTAAAGGGTATTCAAATCCTTTGTGAAGGTTTCCATAAGTTACGAAAATTTCACCCTTTTGAATTTCTCTATTTAATTCATCTGTGTAAAATGCGTTTAGTTCGTATTCTCTTAAGTCCTCAGCTAATCTAGCAGCTCTTGTTCTAGAACTTGATAATAAAACAACGCGGTAGCCGTTCTTCTTCCAATCCTTTAAATCCTTTACAAGTATTTCAAAATTATTATTATATGGATTTACTGATTTGACTGAAATATCATATTTCTTCTTAATGGTCACATGGGTTGTTTTATGGTCCATTGTACTAATTAATACTGCATTCTTACGACCTAAGTTAGCAAGTATCTCTTTGTAATCATAAATAACATCCATTTGACTTGGTAAGATATATCCTTTTTCTATACGGCTTACCATACTCTCTCGAAACTCTGTTGTTACTGCCTCTCCTTTTTCAATCATCCTACTTGGTTCATCTAAAAATACAATGGAACTTTCATTCGCAAAATAATCAAAAAAACTACAAGTTTCATCATAAAAAAACTTAATATAGCTTTCTAGTCCTATGGATCCTTGTAAGCACTCGAGGTTTTCCTTAAACTCTGCAATTATTTTTTGTACTCTTGCAGATTCTTCTGTCTTCATTTCTAAACGAAGCTTTTTAACATATTCAGCTTCTTCTTTTTCAATCTTCTTAAGTCCAAGATTCCTAGCTTCTGGCTCTAATATTATCTCTGCTGCTGGAAAAATGGATACTGTACTTACTCTCTCAATGGATCGTTGACTACTAACATCAAAAGTACGTATGGAATCGATTTCATCTCCCCATAATTCAATACGATAAGGCACTTCCTCGGTTAAAGGAAAAATATCAATAATACCTCCTCGAATGGCAAATTCTCCTGGGTTTTCTACTTGTCCTTGTCTTTCATATCCAATATGAATTAACTTTTCCGCCAATTCAGATAACTCTAGGGAATCTTCTTCATGTATTTGAATTACTCTTTGAGCTATGAAATCAAGGGGTAATAATTTATCCATACCACCATCAATGGTAGCAATTACAGTTACCGGTTTCCCTTCGATTAATCGTTTTAAAATCTGTAAACGGTCCTTAACAATTGCATTCCCATGAATATCGGCACTGTAAAATATAATATCCTTTGCTGGATATAACATAACATTTTTATCATATAATTTGTAATCTTCATAGATTTCCTTCGCTTTTAAATCATTATATGTGATGATTAATTTAAAAGGAAAATCACTTGATAAAGCTGCTATAAAATTGCACTTTTGTGAGTCAATACAGCCAGTTACCTGTAACGGAAATTGATGAAGCGATACGCTATCCTTTATGTCATTAAATTCCTTATAGCCGTAAAGAGGTTCCGTAAAAACATTCACAATTAGCCCTCCTTTTTATTATAAAGATTCATTGCTTCCTCAATTCCTTTCGTGATAATTGTATCACAGGCATTGGAGGTTCTCTTTAATGCTTCTCTTATTTTCTCCTCATCTTCTTTTGGAAATCTTGCTAGAACATAATCAGCCAAATCCCAATCTTTAGGTTTGTCTCCTACCCCAACTTTTATTCGCATAAATTCATCCGTTCCAAGATGGGCAATGATATTTTTAATACCATTATGTCCTCCTGCACTTCCTTTCTTTCTTATACGAAGTTGGCCTACATCTAGACTAATATCATCATAAATAACAATGATATCTTTATTTGTTAGTTTATAAAAGTCAATAAGTTCTCTTACACTTTCTCCACTCAAGTTCATATATGTTTGTGGTTGTGCAAGGATAACACGTTCTGACCCAATCATTCCTTTGCCACAGATTGCTTTATGCTTTTTTGTATCTAATGAAATGTTGTAATCATCTGCTATTCTTGTAATCGCATCAAATCCAATATTATGCCTAGTTGCTTGATATTCTTTGGATGGATTACCTAATCCAATAATAATATACATAAATACCTCTTTTCCACAACTTTCGCCGCACATATGCAATATATCCCTATTGCATACCTGCGGCCTTTTATTTACATTATAAGTCTCTTATTATATAATTGCAATCTATTCATGATTGACAACGTTTGTAATAGTTTTTGCATTTCGGTAAATGTTCCCTGCTTCAAGTGTAATTCCTTTTGCTTCAAATAATTCATCTACCGTTACTAATTGATATCCCATTTCAATTAGTTTTGGTATGACTACTTCCATTGCATCTGCTGTACTTGAATACAAATCATGCATAAGTACAATATCTCCATCTTGTACAACATCTATTATATTCTTTATCACTTGATCTTTATCACGGCTCTTCCAATCCTCTGGATCTACCGACCATGTTATCATAGGTACATTTACTGTTTTATATACCAAATCATTCTTTGCTCCATAAGGTGGTCTTAAAACAGCATTTCCAACAGGTGCATACTTCGTTATCAAATCATTGGAATGTTCCACTTCATAACGAATTTTATCTGCACTAAGTTTTGTTAAATCCTTATGGCTAAAGGTATGGTTACCAATTTGGCATCCTAAAGAGTAAGCTTTCTCTACCGTATCACCGTACTCTTCCATACGATTTCCCATTACAAAAAACGTCGCCTTTGCCCCATTCTCTTCCAATAAATCTAAAATACGATTTGTCACTGGAGGATATGGACCATCATCAAAAGTTAAAGCAATCATTTTATCTTTTGATACTTTATCCCCATCAATAGTAGCATTCTTATCATCCGTAGCATCTTCATTTACAGGGCTTTTTGTAACTTCTGGATTATTATCATCCTTACCGCCCTCCGGTGTTACTTCTGGGGTTATCGAAGGTGTTACTTGTGGTGTAACCTGGGGTGTTA
The Clostridium sp. Marseille-P299 genome window above contains:
- a CDS encoding helix-turn-helix transcriptional regulator yields the protein MAKNLKLKSARAALDLSQKDLAEKVNVSRQTINAIESGNYNPTIQLCKNICKVLGKTLDEIFGDDE
- the mfd gene encoding transcription-repair coupling factor, which gives rise to MKDSVSLHQFPLQVTGCIDSQKCNFIAALSSDFPFKLIITYNDLKAKEIYEDYKLYDKNVMLYPAKDIIFYSADIHGNAIVKDRLQILKRLIEGKPVTVIATIDGGMDKLLPLDFIAQRVIQIHEEDSLELSELAEKLIHIGYERQGQVENPGEFAIRGGIIDIFPLTEEVPYRIELWGDEIDSIRTFDVSSQRSIERVSTVSIFPAAEIILEPEARNLGLKKIEKEEAEYVKKLRLEMKTEESARVQKIIAEFKENLECLQGSIGLESYIKFFYDETCSFFDYFANESSIVFLDEPSRMIEKGEAVTTEFRESMVSRIEKGYILPSQMDVIYDYKEILANLGRKNAVLISTMDHKTTHVTIKKKYDISVKSVNPYNNNFEILVKDLKDWKKNGYRVVLLSSSRTRAARLAEDLREYELNAFYTDELNREIQKGEIFVTYGNLHKGFEYPLIKFVIISESDIFGAEKKKKKKKTNYEGKQIQSFSDLNIGDYVVHENHGLGIYRGIEKIEVDKVSKDYIKIEYGGGGVLYILATGLDVIQKYASADARKPKLNKLNSVEWKNTKARVRGAVKDVAEELVKLYATRQAKEGHQFGPDTVWQKEFEEMFPYEETEDQLRAIEDTKRDMESKRIMDRLICGDVGYGKTEIAIRAAFKAVADGKQVVILVPTTILAQQHYNTFTQRMMDFPVSIDMLSRFKTASEQKKAIERAKKGQLDILIGTHRVLSKDVQFKNLGLLIVDEEQRFGVTHKEKIKQMKGDIDVLTLTATPIPRTLHMSLVGIRDMSVLEEPPVDRLPIQTYVLEHNDEIIREAINRELARGGQVYYVYNRVNGIDEVANNIAKLVPDANVSFAHGQMNEHTLEKIMFEFINGEIDVLVSTTIIETGLDISNVNTMLIDDADRLGLSQLYQLRGRVGRSNRTSYAFLMYRRDKLLKEIAEKRLQAIKEFTELGSGFKIAMRDLEIRGAGNLLGAEQSGHMESVGYDLYCKMLNEAVKKLKGEIKEEDTFDTTVDLDMDAYIPSTYIKNEMQKLDMYKRVAGIENEEEFMDMQEELMDRFGDIPTSVNNLLNIALLKSIAHSVYVTNLVQKGNEIKFVLYAKAKFNVEKIPELLTEYNNQLKLVPGTTPYFTYQLKDAKKNNKIVKYDTYELFEVVKKILNDLKILM
- a CDS encoding peptidylprolyl isomerase; translated protein: MKYIKKVSVFLLIASLTSASLLSCNKKDKETADASKQQNETEASTVDLSNETVLTVGDIDVSYKEVLLYMQSYKDKYENLYGGDIWSYKVDSEGKTFETVFKEKLLEDIINIKTICAQAENLGVTLAEDELLDVDELTATFLSSFTEAQMKEYNIDIETVKKVYMDNMLANKIYESLTLNVDTDVSDEEARQIVLQYLLVSNCTFDENGNRVEYTEEQLEAAKEKAVELRQQALEADSFYSFAQENSDNKDEIEITVGKGDMEADLEKVAFSMTKGEISDVIESKSGFYILYCVSDLDREATNAAKEEIISNRQEEAFNTTYKEWADNTKVKLNKDIWNDISFDDQLFQ
- a CDS encoding ABC transporter ATP-binding protein, with amino-acid sequence MIEINGLTKIYKLSKKQMLQMKTKNNMKKAADNVSLIAKEGEIYGLLGPNGAGKTTILRCVATLLKPTEGFVKVSGYDTVKQSEKVRENIGFLTNEIKLDPQFSPKYMFNFFGKLHGMDDALIEERREKLFSYFEITPFQDKKIDELSTGMKQKAAIAVSLAHDPKVVIFDEPTSGLDIVTARGVLDYLKILKKEGKLVIISTHIMSEAEKLCDRIGIIIQGKKVIEGTLLEILEKTNTKELEDAFFELYKVYNKEEA
- a CDS encoding polysaccharide deacetylase family protein: MSRNYRKRGRRSSVRSLQVVCIVGALLAAIIIIVAGIGLLSKKKNDGLGDQDLNKEVNNIGGNIEDIEAEHIPEITPDDTDNNTVTPEITPQVTPEITPQVTPQVTPSITPEVTPEGGKDDNNPEVTKSPVNEDATDDKNATIDGDKVSKDKMIALTFDDGPYPPVTNRILDLLEENGAKATFFVMGNRMEEYGDTVEKAYSLGCQIGNHTFSHKDLTKLSADKIRYEVEHSNDLITKYAPVGNAVLRPPYGAKNDLVYKTVNVPMITWSVDPEDWKSRDKDQVIKNIIDVVQDGDIVLMHDLYSSTADAMEVVIPKLIEMGYQLVTVDELFEAKGITLEAGNIYRNAKTITNVVNHE
- the pth gene encoding aminoacyl-tRNA hydrolase; the protein is MYIIIGLGNPSKEYQATRHNIGFDAITRIADDYNISLDTKKHKAICGKGMIGSERVILAQPQTYMNLSGESVRELIDFYKLTNKDIIVIYDDISLDVGQLRIRKKGSAGGHNGIKNIIAHLGTDEFMRIKVGVGDKPKDWDLADYVLARFPKEDEEKIREALKRTSNACDTIITKGIEEAMNLYNKKEG